The DNA window AATTCGGCCTGTTCACCCTGCTGGTCAACACCCTGGTGCTGGTCGGTTTCACGCTGCTCGGCGGCCTGCAGTGGCTGTCGGTCGAGATCTTTAAACTGACTGGCGGCGGCATGGGCTACCAACTGGCGCTGCTGGCCGCGTTCGCGCTGATCTCGGGCGTGATCGACCTGCCGTTCGACTATTACAAGCAGTTCCGCCTGGAACAGCGTTTCGGCTTTAACAAGATGACGCGCGGCCTGTTCTTCGCCGACATGGTCAAGGGCGCCTTGCTGGCTGCGGCCATCGGACTGCCGCTGATGTGGGTCATGCTGACGCTGATGGAAAAATCGGGCGACCTGTGGTGGTTCTACGCCTGGCTGGTGTGGAGCGGCTTCCAGTTGCTGATGATGGTGCTGTTCCCGACCGTCATCGCGCCGATGTTCAACAAGTTCACGCCGCTGGAAGACCAGTCGCTCAAGTCGCGCATCGAGGGACTGATGAAGCGCGTCGGCTTCGCCTCCAAAGGCCTGTTCGTGATGGACGGCTCCAAGCGCAGCGCCCACGGCAACGCCTACTTCTCCGGCTTCGGCGCCAACAAGCGCATCGTGTTCTTCGACACCCTGCTCTCGCGCCTGCAGCCGCAGGAGATCGAGGCGGTGCTGGCGCACGAGCTGGGCCACTTCAAGCTCAAGCACATCATCAAGCGCATCGTGATGATGTTCGCCATCTCGCTCGGTTTCCTGGCGCTGCTGGGCTACCTGAAGAACCAAGTCTGGTTCTACACCGGCCTTGGTGTCGATCCGCTGCTGCTGCCGGGCCAGAGCAACGACGCCATGGTGCTGCTGCTGTTCATGCTGGCGCTGCCGGTGTTCACCTTCCTGTTCAGCCCCCTGACGTCGATCGGCTCGCGCAAGCACGAGTTCGAGGCCGACGCCTTCGCCGCCAAGCACACCGATTCGCGCGACCTGGTGTCGGCGCTGGTCAAGATGTATGAGGACAACGCCTCGACCTTGACGCCGGACCCGCTGCACTCGGCGTTCTACGACTCCCACCCGCCGGCGAGCGTGCGCATCCGGCATCTGAACGCGGCGGCCGCAACATGATCGCCACCCTCGCTACCAGCGCCACCCTCCTTGACCTGCTCGCGGGCCACAGCCGGCCCGCCAAGCAAGCGCTGACAGCCGACGAGGCCGCGCACATGGCAACGCTCGTGCCGGACTGGTCGCTGGAAGACGGCAAACTGTGCCGCACCTTCGGCTTTCTCAATTACTATCGCACCATGGCCTTCGTCAATGCGTTGGCCTACCTGAGCCACGCCGAAGACCACCACCCGGAAATGACCGTGACTTATAAAAACTGCACCGTGCGCTACGATACCCATTCGGTCAACGATGGCCGTGGCGGCCTGTCGGACAACGACTTCATCTGCGCGGCCAAGGCCGACGCGCTGTTCGCCCAACTGGCCAAGGCGTCCGCATGAGCCAGCAAGCACCAACCAAGCTCAAGGCGACCATCATCGCCGCCCACGGCCGCCACTATCTGGCCGAGGCCGGCGGCGTCAAGCTGCAATGCGTCACGCGCGGCAAGAAGACCAACGTCGCCGTCGGCG is part of the Oxalobacteraceae bacterium OTU3CAMAD1 genome and encodes:
- a CDS encoding 4a-hydroxytetrahydrobiopterin dehydratase — its product is MIATLATSATLLDLLAGHSRPAKQALTADEAAHMATLVPDWSLEDGKLCRTFGFLNYYRTMAFVNALAYLSHAEDHHPEMTVTYKNCTVRYDTHSVNDGRGGLSDNDFICAAKADALFAQLAKASA
- a CDS encoding M48 family metallopeptidase, encoding MYSLAFSILFVSFIILTLIVRFWLASRHIRHVLTHRGAVPAEFAEKIPLAAHQKAADYTIARTKFGLFTLLVNTLVLVGFTLLGGLQWLSVEIFKLTGGGMGYQLALLAAFALISGVIDLPFDYYKQFRLEQRFGFNKMTRGLFFADMVKGALLAAAIGLPLMWVMLTLMEKSGDLWWFYAWLVWSGFQLLMMVLFPTVIAPMFNKFTPLEDQSLKSRIEGLMKRVGFASKGLFVMDGSKRSAHGNAYFSGFGANKRIVFFDTLLSRLQPQEIEAVLAHELGHFKLKHIIKRIVMMFAISLGFLALLGYLKNQVWFYTGLGVDPLLLPGQSNDAMVLLLFMLALPVFTFLFSPLTSIGSRKHEFEADAFAAKHTDSRDLVSALVKMYEDNASTLTPDPLHSAFYDSHPPASVRIRHLNAAAAT